CGCTCTCCAGCTCGGTGCCGTTGTAGGCGACCGGGTTGGTCTGCGAGAGGTTCACGAGATACCACTTGCCCTCCCGCAACTGCATGCGGGCGTGCTGGCGGCTGACGGTCTTGTCGCGCAATTGGATATGGCGATAAAGCTCGCCTTCGGACCGCCCAAACGTGACCTCCATGCCGTTGGGACCGGGCACGTGCACGAACCGGATCTCCCGGCCGGCGTCGAGCCCGGAGCCGATCTCGAAGCGGCCGGGGAGGAACTGCAGCGTCCCCTCGGCGGGGACGCTGAAGCGGAGGCCATGCCCCTCGACCATCGTCCCCGGGACGCCAGCCGCATTGACGACCGCCGCCGTTGGGGCCGGAGCCGCCGGCGCGGGGGCGGGCGTGGGCGCGGGGTTAGCCCCACTGCCGCGCATCTTGCTGATGAGGCTG
The sequence above is drawn from the Gemmatimonadaceae bacterium genome and encodes:
- a CDS encoding FHA domain-containing protein, whose protein sequence is SLISKMRGSGANPAPTPAPAPAAPAPTAAVVNAAGVPGTMVEGHGLRFSVPAEGTLQFLPGRFEIGSGLDAGREIRFVHVPGPNGMEVTFGRSEGELYRHIQLRDKTVSRQHARMQLREGKWYLVNLSQTNPVAYNGTELESEREQMLADGDRIEMGEVVFTFRSR